One segment of Mugil cephalus isolate CIBA_MC_2020 chromosome 14, CIBA_Mcephalus_1.1, whole genome shotgun sequence DNA contains the following:
- the LOC125020378 gene encoding G-protein coupled receptor 20, whose protein sequence is MESLLTNTSSISTSETPPFTLHATNCTTWDQRWGAPYLHRLAHLDVQLYQDFYAVWVSLMVCNCLMLVVGVILNSLALYVFCGASTHSSASVVYTINLAVADLLVALSLPARIALYYSGGSCVACSYVHTFSYFANMYCSILFLTSICIDRYLAVVHASSTLHRWRTTGAARCVSATVWFIAVVVTYSFQTTALEFSSSCVLIPALFYLTILEFLLPLLAVAGFTLRVTCFLFSSNSPMLQQSRARRTRAIRLLATVLVVFTVCFTPFHIRQVLVYFQVSVAGEGLEKGAGHVLAYHITVTLSSLNSCLDPVVYCFVTDSFKRMWRMRRGKGREGDGEGGQTSGVEGERSSANKCTTLGIAHTVATFALTSTPVADTNQSA, encoded by the exons ATGGAGAGCCTTCTCACCAACACCAGCTCCATCTCAACCTCCGAGACCCCGCCTTTCACCCTGCACGCGACCAACTGCACCACCTGGGACCAGCGGTGGGGGGCGCCTTACCTGCACAGGTTGGCCCATCTGGATGTGCAGCTGTACCAAGACTTCTATGCTGTCTGGGTCTCTCTGATG GTGTGTAACTGCCTCATGCTAGTGGTGGGTGTCATCCTCAACAGTTTGGCTCTCTACGTTTTCTGCGGGGCCTCCACACACTCTTCAGCCTCCGTGGTTTACACCATAAACCTGGCTGTAGCTGACCTGCTGGTGGCGCTGTCACTCCCCGCCCGCATCGCCCTCTACTACAGCGGGGGCAGCTGCGTGGCCTGCTCCTATGTCCACACTTTCAGCTACTTCGCCAACATGTACTGTAGCATCCTGTTTCTGACCAG CATATGTATAGATCGATACCTCGCTGTCGTGCACGCATCCAGCACCCTCCATCGATGGAGGACCACGGGAGCAGCCAGGTGTGTCAGTGCCACAGTGTGGTTCATTGCGGTCGTGGTCACGTACTCTTTTCAG ACCACGGCGTTGGAGTTCAGCTCTTCCTGTGTCCTCATCCCTGCCCTCTTCTACCTCACCATCCTGGagttcctcctccctctgctcgcTGTGGCGGGCTTCACTCTGCGTGTCAcctgcttcctcttctccagcaACAGCCCGATGctccagcagagcagagccaggAGGACTCGTGCCATCAGGCTTCTGGCCACCGTCCTGGTGGTCTTCACCGTTTGCTTCACGCCCTTCCACATTCGCCAGGTGCTGGTTTACTTCCAGGTCAGTGTGGCCGGGGAGGGGCTCGAGAAGGGGGCGGGGCACGTGCTGGCCTATCACATCACGGTGACCTTGAGCAGCCTGAACAGCTGCCTGGATCCCGTGGTCTACTGCTTTGTGACGGACAGCTTCAAGAGGatgtggaggatgaggagggggaaAGGCAGGGAGGGGGATGGGGAAGGAGGGCAAACAAGTGGGGTAGAAGGCGAGAGGAGTTCAGCAAATAAATGTACCACGCTGGGGATAGCTCACACCGTGGCCACATTCGCCTTGACCAGCACACCGGTAGCCGATACAAATCAGTCGGCCTAG
- the LOC125020041 gene encoding cilia- and flagella-associated protein 20, translating into MFKNTFQSGFLSILYSIGSKPLQIWDKKVRNGHIKRVPDNDIHSNVLEVEGANVSTTYITCPADPKKTLGIKLPFLIMIIKNLKKYFTFEVQVLDDKNVRRRFRASNYQSTTRVKPFICTMPMRLDDGWNQIQFNLSDFTRRAYGTNYTETLRVQIHANCRIRRVYFSDRLYSEDELPAEFKLYLPVQNQKPKQ; encoded by the exons atgtttaaaaacacTTTCCAGAGCGGATTTTTGTCTATCTTATACAGCATCGGCAGCAAGCCCCTTCAAATATGGGATAAAAAG GTAAGGAATGGTCACATCAAGAGAGTCCCTGACAACGACATACACTCAAATGTGTTGGAGGTCGAGGGAGCTAACGTCAG tacCACCTATATAACATGTCCCGCAGACCCCAAGAAGACACTTGGTATCAAACTTCCTTTTTTGATCATGATCATTAAGAACCTCAAGAAGTATTTCACTTTTGAAGTTCAg GTGTTAGATGATAAAAACGTTCGCCGGCGGTTTCGGGCAAGTAACTATCAGAGTACAACGCGAGTGAAGCCGTTCATCTGCACCATGCCTATGAGACTCGATGACGGCTGGAACCAGATTCAGTTCAACCTGTCAGACTTCACCAGGAGGGCCTATGGAACCAATTATACTGAGACGCTTCGTGTACAG attcATGCAAACTGTCGTATAAGGAGGGTGTATTTCTCAGACAGACTGTACTCTGAGGATGAGCTCccagcagagtttaaactctACTTGCCTGTTCAGAACCAGAAGCCCAAG CAGTAG
- the LOC125019821 gene encoding cilia- and flagella-associated protein 20-like: MFKNTFQSGFLSILYSIGSKPLQIWDKKVRNGHIKKITDNDIRSMVVEVEGANVCTTYITCPADPKTTLGIRLPFLIMIIKNLKKYFTFEVQVLDDKNVRRRFRASNYQSTTRVKPFICTMPMRLDDGWNQIQFNLSDFTRRAYGTNYTETLRVQIHANCRIRRVYFSDRLYSEDELPAEFKLYLPVQNQKPK, encoded by the exons atgtttaaaaacacatttcaaagcgGGTTTTTGTCTATCTTATACAGCATCGGTAGCAAGCCACTTCAAATATGGGACAAAAAG GTGAGGAAtggtcacattaaaaaaataacagacaaCGACATTCGCTCAATGGTGGTGGAGGTCGAGGGAGCAAATGTttg TACCACCTATATAACATGTCCTGCGGACCCCAAGACGACGTTGGGTATCAGACTGCCTTTTTTAATCATGATCATTAAGAACCTAAAGAAGTATTTCACATTTGAAGTTCAG GTGTTAGATGATAAAAACGTTCGCCGGCGGTTTCGGGCAAGTAACTATCAGAGTACAACACGAGTGAAGCCGTTCATCTGCACCATGCCTATGAGACTCGATGACGGCTGGAACCAGATTCAGTTTAACCTGTCAGACTTCACCAGGAGGGCCTATGGAACTAATTATACTGAGACGCTTCGTGTACAG attcATGCAAACTGTCGTATAAGGAGGGTGTATTTCTCAGACAGACTGTACTCTGAGGATGAGCTTccagcagagtttaaactctACCTGCCTGTACAGAACCAGAAGCCCAAG TAA